In one window of Lynx canadensis isolate LIC74 chromosome B3, mLynCan4.pri.v2, whole genome shotgun sequence DNA:
- the LOC115516357 gene encoding E2F-associated phosphoprotein isoform X1, which translates to MNRLQDDYDPYAVEEPSDEEPALSSSEDEVDVLLHGTPDQKRKLIRECLTGESESSSEDEFEKEMEAELNSTIKTMEDKLSSLETGSSSGTGKVGTALTKYYDDIYFDSDSEDEDKTAQVTKKKKKKRHRIPTNDELLYDPEKDNRDQAWVDAQRRGYHGFGIQRPHQQQQPVPNSDAVLNCPACMTTLCLDCQRHESYKTQYRAMFVMNCSVNKEEVLRYKTPENRKKRRGHKKMRSNREDAPEQVEAEVEEIYHPVMCTECSTEVAVYDKDEVFHFFNVLASHS; encoded by the exons TTCTGAAGATGAAGTGGATGTGCTTTTACATGGAACTCCTGACCAAAAACGAAAACTCATCAGAGAATGTCTTACTGGAGAAAGTGAATCATCTAGTGAAGatgaatttgaaaaagaaatggaagctgAATTAAATTCCACCATAAAAACAATGGAGGACAAGTTATCCTCTCTGGAAACAG GGTCTTCTTCAGGAACTGGAAAAGTTGGAACAGCTCTGACAAAGTACTACGATGATATATATTTTGATTCTGATTCTGAGGATGAAGACAAAACAG caCAGGtgaccaagaagaaaaagaagaaacgaCACAGGATTCCAACAAATGATGAATTACTGTATGATCCTGAGAAAGATAACAGAGATCAGGCCTGGGTTGATGCACAGAGAAGAGG cTACCATGGTTTTGGAATACAGAGGCCACATCAACAACAACAGCCTGTTCCAAATAGTGATGCTGTCCTGAACTGCCCTGCCTGCATGACCACACTATGCCTTGATTGCCAAAG gCATGAATCATACAAAACTCAGTATAGAGcaatgtttgtgatgaattgttcTGTCAACAAAGAGGAGGTTCTAAGATACAAAACCccagagaacaggaagaaaaggcGAGGCCATAAGAAGATGAGGTCTAATCGTGAAGATGCTCCAGAGCAGGTAGAGGCAGAAGTGGAAGAAATCTATCACCCTGTCATGTGCACCGAATGTTCCACTGAAGTGGCAGTCTATGACAAGGATGAAGTCTTtcattttttcaacgttttagcAAGTCATTCTTAA
- the LOC115516357 gene encoding E2F-associated phosphoprotein isoform X2, which translates to MNRLQDDYDPYAVEEPSDEEPALSSSEDEVDVLLHGTPDQKRKLIRECLTGESESSSEDEFEKEMEAELNSTIKTMEDKLSSLETGTGKVGTALTKYYDDIYFDSDSEDEDKTAQVTKKKKKKRHRIPTNDELLYDPEKDNRDQAWVDAQRRGYHGFGIQRPHQQQQPVPNSDAVLNCPACMTTLCLDCQRHESYKTQYRAMFVMNCSVNKEEVLRYKTPENRKKRRGHKKMRSNREDAPEQVEAEVEEIYHPVMCTECSTEVAVYDKDEVFHFFNVLASHS; encoded by the exons TTCTGAAGATGAAGTGGATGTGCTTTTACATGGAACTCCTGACCAAAAACGAAAACTCATCAGAGAATGTCTTACTGGAGAAAGTGAATCATCTAGTGAAGatgaatttgaaaaagaaatggaagctgAATTAAATTCCACCATAAAAACAATGGAGGACAAGTTATCCTCTCTGGAAACAG GAACTGGAAAAGTTGGAACAGCTCTGACAAAGTACTACGATGATATATATTTTGATTCTGATTCTGAGGATGAAGACAAAACAG caCAGGtgaccaagaagaaaaagaagaaacgaCACAGGATTCCAACAAATGATGAATTACTGTATGATCCTGAGAAAGATAACAGAGATCAGGCCTGGGTTGATGCACAGAGAAGAGG cTACCATGGTTTTGGAATACAGAGGCCACATCAACAACAACAGCCTGTTCCAAATAGTGATGCTGTCCTGAACTGCCCTGCCTGCATGACCACACTATGCCTTGATTGCCAAAG gCATGAATCATACAAAACTCAGTATAGAGcaatgtttgtgatgaattgttcTGTCAACAAAGAGGAGGTTCTAAGATACAAAACCccagagaacaggaagaaaaggcGAGGCCATAAGAAGATGAGGTCTAATCGTGAAGATGCTCCAGAGCAGGTAGAGGCAGAAGTGGAAGAAATCTATCACCCTGTCATGTGCACCGAATGTTCCACTGAAGTGGCAGTCTATGACAAGGATGAAGTCTTtcattttttcaacgttttagcAAGTCATTCTTAA